ACTTCCTGTACCTTCTGGCGGAAAAGCACCGCCTGATGTTCCTGGATAAAATCGCCGGGGAATACCAGATGCTGCTCGACGAGGAAAAGGGCATCCTGCGCGGCGAAATCGTTTCCGCCGTGCCGCTGGACGAGGCGGCGCAGGCGGACGTGCTCGGCCGGCTTGCTAAAAAGTCGGGCCGGTCCCTGGTCCTCGATTTCAAGGCCGACAAGGCCCTGCTTGGCGGCATGCTGCTCAAGGTGGGCGACAATGTTATGGATGCGAGCCTGAAGACCCAGCTTTCCCTCCTCAAGGACACCATTAAACGGGGTGCATAGGATCATGCAGATAAAAGCGGAAGAAATCAGTAAAATTATTGAAGGCCAGATCAAAAACTACGAGCAGCGCGTGGAAATGAGCGAGACCGGCACCGTCCTGTACGTCGGTGACGGCATCGCCCGCGTGCATGGCGTAAAAAACGCCATGTCCATGGAACTGCTCGAGTTTCCAGGCGGCCTGATGGGGATGGTCCTCAACCTCGAAGAAGACAACGTGGGCGTGGCGCTCCTCGGCGAAGACACGCACGTCAAGGAAGGCGACCCGGTCAAACGGACCGGCAACATCTTTTCCGTGCCCGTGGGCGACGCGGTCATGGGGCGTGTTCTCGACCCCCTGGGCCAGCCCATCGACGGCCTCGGCCCCGTGGCCTCCACGGAAACGCGGCCCGTGGAAGTCAAGGCCCCCGGCATCATCGCCAGAAAATCCGTGCATGAGCCCATGCCCACCGGCCTTAAAGCCATCGACGCCATGACCCCCATCGGCCGGGGCCAGCGCGAGCTTATCATCGGCGACCGCCAGACCGGGAAAACCGCGGTCTGCATCGACGCCATCATCGCGCAGAAGGAAACGGACATCCACTGCTTCTACGTGGCCATCGGCCAGAAGCGGTCCACCGTGGCCCTTGTCGCGGACACTCTCCGCAAATACGGCGCCATGGAATACACCACCATCATTTCCGCAACCGCCTCGGACCCGGCGCCGCTCCAGTATATCGCGGCCTACTCCGGTTGCACCATGGCCGAATATTACCGCGACAACGGCAAACACGCCCTTATCATTTACGACGACCTTTCCAAGCAGGCCGTGGCCTACCGCCAGATGTCCCTCCTGCTCCGCCGCCCGCCGGGCCGCGAAGCCTTCCCCGGCGACGTCTTTTACCTGCACTCGCGCCTGCTTGAACGCGCGGCCAAGCTCTCCGACGAGCATGGCGCTGGGTCCCTGAC
The DNA window shown above is from uncultured delta proteobacterium and carries:
- the atpA gene encoding F1 sector of membrane-bound ATP synthase, alpha subunit (Evidence 2a : Function of homologous gene experimentally demonstrated in an other organism; PubMedId : 10570135, 2868922, 2903146, 6272228, 6277310, 6278247, 6301339, 6395859, 9298646; Product type e : enzyme); the encoded protein is MHRIMQIKAEEISKIIEGQIKNYEQRVEMSETGTVLYVGDGIARVHGVKNAMSMELLEFPGGLMGMVLNLEEDNVGVALLGEDTHVKEGDPVKRTGNIFSVPVGDAVMGRVLDPLGQPIDGLGPVASTETRPVEVKAPGIIARKSVHEPMPTGLKAIDAMTPIGRGQRELIIGDRQTGKTAVCIDAIIAQKETDIHCFYVAIGQKRSTVALVADTLRKYGAMEYTTIISATASDPAPLQYIAAYSGCTMAEYYRDNGKHALIIYDDLSKQAVAYRQMSLLLRRPPGREAFPGDVFYLHSRLLERAAKLSDEHGAGSLTALPIIETQAGDVSAYIPTNVISITDGQVYLESNLFNAGVRPAINVGLSVSRVGGAAQIKAMKQVAGTLRLDLAQYRELAAFAQFGSDLDKATLLKLERGARLTELLKQPQYHPLPAEQQVFSIYAATKGYMDDIPVAAIAKFEAGLLEHVKTSEPSILEDIKTKKTLDKDLEARMGAAIEAFKKGFSVN
- the atpH gene encoding ATP synthase subunit delta, yielding MTGSVAARRYARALFDLAKRSGMETLEKTGTDLQNVASLTQESPELARLFRDPVFSAEEKRNVLAALADKLEAGVMVRNFLYLLAEKHRLMFLDKIAGEYQMLLDEEKGILRGEIVSAVPLDEAAQADVLGRLAKKSGRSLVLDFKADKALLGGMLLKVGDNVMDASLKTQLSLLKDTIKRGA